GACGGGAACGCGCAGCTGCCGGACATGGGCGGCGGCTCGGTCGACCTGGCCTGGTCGCTCTACGAGCAGTACGGCGACCGCACGCGGCTGGCGGCGGCCTACCCGGCGATGAAGTCCTTTGTGGACACCAACGCGGCCGCCTATCCCGGCCTCATCTGGCCGGAGGACCGCGGATTCGGCGACTGGTGCCCGCCCGACCGGAGCCCGAACGCCAATGGGGGACAGGGAAACCCGTCCGCCGGCGCGTGCTTCAGCGAACGCTCATTGGTCAACACCGCGTTGTCCTACCGGCAGGCCGACGACGTCGCGAAAGCCGCGCGGGCACTGGGAAATCCCGGCGACGCGGCGCACTTCGCGGACCTGGCGGCCGCGATCGCCGCCGCGTTCAACGCGCACTTCCTCGACGCAGCCGGCACCACCTACGGCGACGGCCGTCAGACGACCAGCGTCCTCCCGCTGGCCTTCGGGATCGTGCCGCCGGACAAGGTGGCCGGAGTCGGCGCGAAGCTCGCCGACACGATCCTCACCAAGGACGGCGGGCACCTCGACACGGGCATCTTCGGCACCCGGTACCTGCCCGAGGCCCTCGCCAGGGCCGGCCGGATCGACGTCGCCTTGACCGTGCTCCGGCAGAAGACCTACCCGGGCTTCGGGTACGAGATCGTCCGTGGGGCGACGACGCCGTGGGAGCAGTGGACGTACGAGTCCGGCATGGAAACCCACGACCACGCGATGTTCGCCGGGATCAACGCCGCCTTCTACACGCAGTTCGCCGGGATCACGCCGGCGGCGCCGGGGTACGCGGCGATCGCGATCGCCCCGCAGGTGCCCGCCGGGCTCGGGCACGTCGCGGCGTCGATCGACACGGTCCGCGGGCCGGTCGCGTCCGGGTGGACGCAGACCGGCTGCCGCTTCGACCTGACCGTCACCGTGCCCGTCAACACGACGGCCACGGTCACGCTGCCCACCGGGAAGCGGATCGCGGTCGGCTCCGGCACCTCGAAGTTCACCGCCCACCACTGCGTTTGACCTCCGGGAGGACGTCTTGAAGCCGATCCTGCTCGCCGCACTGCTGGCCGCCGGTCTCCTCGTCCCGGCCGGGACGGCGGACGCCGCCGTCACCTACCCCGGCCTCGCCGCCGCCTTCGACAACGCGAGCACCAGCCCGGCCGCGTCGCCGGCCGCCGCGGACATCGACGGCTTCGGGCACAGCCTCGTCGCCGAAGACCTCACCGCCGCGGGCTGGGACCGCGGCCGGGTCGTCACCGTCGACGGCGCGCAGCTGCGGCTGCCCGCCGCCGCACCGGGGACGCCGGACAACGTCGTCGCCGACGGCCAGCGCGTCCGCGGCCGCTTCACCGGCGCGGCGCTGTCCTTTCTCGTGACGAGCACCGGCGCCGGAACCGAAGGCACCGGGCAGCTCGAGTACGCCGACGGGCACGTCCAGGACTTCCGGCTGGGCGCGCCCGACTGGATCGTCGGGCCGAGCAGCCGGCTGACCGTGGCGTTCCCGCACTGGAACACCCCGGACGGCCCGGGTGCGGTCCCCGCCAAGCTCTACACCGTCTCGGTCCCGCTCGACGCTAGCGTCCCGGTCACCGCCGTCACCCTGCCGAAGACCGGCTCGGGCGGCCGGCTGCACGTCTTTTCGCTCGGCACCCGGCCTGCGGCCGGTCCCTGGACGGCGACCTGGGCCACGGCGACGGACGACGGGCTCGCCGCCGGGCCGTGGACCGAGCGGACCCTGCGGATGGTCGAGCACACCAGCCGCGGTGGCACCCAGGTGCGGATCCGGCTGGACAACGCCTACGACCCCGGGCCGCTGACCGTCGGCCACGCGACCATCGCGGTCCGGAGCGTCGGCGCGGTTCCGGTCCGCACGCCGGTGACGCTCACCTTCGGCGGGCGGCGCGAAGCCGCGCTGCCCGCGGGCGGCCAGGCGGTCAGCGACCCGCTGCCGTTCTCCGTGCCCGCCGGCGCGGACCTGCTGGCGAGCCTGTACCTGAAGGGCACCGTCACCAATGCGCCCCTGCACAGCGTCGCCCTGCAGGAGATGTACACGACGGCCGACGGCACCGGGGACCACGCGGGCGACGGCGTCGCGTTCCCGACGGCGGGCACGTTCGGCTTCTGGACGATCCTGTCCGGGATCGACCTGACCGGCCCGGGCGGCACCGGCACCGTCGTCGCGTTCGGCGACTCCATCACCGACGGCTGGTCGTCCACTCCGAACACGAACAGCCGGTGGCCGGACTTCCTGGCCCGGCGCCTGCCGGGCCGCGCCGTCGTCAACGAAGGCATCTCCGGCAACCGGATCCTGCAGGACGCCTTCAGCGGCCTCCCCGACGGCCGGACAGCCGGCGTCAACGCACTGGCCCGGCTGAACCACGACCTGATCAGCCAGACCGGGGTGCGGACGGCGATCGTCCTCGAAGGCATCAACGACATCAACAGCGGCACGAGCGCCGAGGATGTCATCGCCGGGCTGAAGGAGATCGCCGCCGAGCTGCACGCCGCCCACGTCCGGGTGCTCGCCGGCACGCTCATCCCGATCAAGGGGTGCAGCTGCAGCAGCGACGCGCACATGGCGGCGCGCAACCAGGTCAACGCCTTCATCCGCGGCAACGGCGGGGTGTTCGACGGCTGGGCCGACTTCGACGCCGCCGTCCGCGACCCGGCGGATCCGGAGACGATGCGTGCCGTCTACGACTCCGGTGACCACCTCCACCCGAGTGACGCGGGCTACGCCGCCATGGCCGCGGCCGTCCCGCCCGGCCGGCTGTGAACGTCCACTTCGGAGCGGGCGGGTGGTACCGCGGTACCACCCGCCCGCCGAAGTTCGTCCGGCGGTACCACGGATCGCGCCGGTCCCGCTTCTAGCGTGGGGGACGAGACGGGCCGGGGATGTCCGGCCCGCGGGACCACAGGGGACGAGCGATGATCGAGGCACACCAGCTCACGAAACGGTACGGGGAGAAAACCGCGGTCGACCACCTGGACTTCACCGTCCGGCCGGGGACCGTCACCGGCTTCCTGGGCCCGAACGGCGCGGGCAAGTCCACCACGATGCGGATGGTCATCGGGCTGGACGCCCCGACCGGTGGCACCGTCCGCGTCAACGGCCGCCGCTACGACCGGCACGCCGCCCCGCTGCAGGAGGTCGGGGCGCTGCTGGAGGCCAAGTCGATCCACCCCGGCCGGTCCGCGTTCGACCACCTGCTGGCCCAGGCCCACACCCACGGGATCCCGCGACGGCGGGTGGCCGAGGTGATCGAGCTGACCGGGCTGCAGTCCGTGGCGAAGAAGCGGGCCGGCGGGTTCTCCCTCGGCATGGGCCAGCGCCTGGGCATCGCCGCCGCGCTGCTGGGCGACCCGGCGACGGTGATGCTCGACGAGCCGGTCAACGGCCTGGACCCCGAGGGCGTCCTCTGGATCCGCAACCTGCTCACCGGGCTCGCCGCCGACGGGCGCACGGTCTTCGTGTCCTCGCACCTGATGTCCGAGATGGCGCTGGTCGCGGAGCACCTCGTCGTCGTCGGCCGCGGCCGGCTGCTCGCCGACACCACCGTGGCCGACCTGGTCCGCGAGGCCGGCGGCGACACGGTGAAGGTGGCCACCGCCGACCCGGCCCGGCTGCGCGAGGTCCTGGCCGGACCGGGCGTCGAGATCACCGGCCAGGCCGGCTCCGAAGAACTGCAGGTGACCGGTCTGTCCGCGCGGGCAATCGGGATCAAGGCCGCCCAGCACGGCGTCGCGCTGTTCGAACTCACCGCGCGGACGGTCTCCCTGGAGCAGGCGTTCATGGACCTGACCAGGGACGCCGTCGAGTACCACGGCACCACCACGAACGTCGAGACGATCCGGAGCGCCGCATGAGCACCGTTGTCGAGTCCCCGGCCGGTGTCGAGCAGCCGGTCCGCCCGGCCTACCGGGTGACCGGGCCCCGGGTCCTGCGCTCGGAGTGGACGAAACTGTGGTCGCTGCGCTCCACGTGGATCACCCTCGGCCTCGGCCTGGTGTTCCTGGTCGCCTTCGGCCTGATCGCGGCCGCGCAGTTCAAGTCCCGGCCGATGGACGAGGACTTCGCCCACGCGACCGCCGTCAGCCTGGCGCTGTTCGGCCTGAACTTCGCGCAGCTGGCGCTGGGCGTCCTGGGCGTGCTGGTCACCGCCGGCGAGTACTCCACCGGAATGATCCGCTCGACGCTGGCCGCGGTCCCACGCCGCCTCCCGGTGCTGTGGTCCAAGTCGGCGGTGTTCGGCCTGGTCGCCCTGGTGGCCGGCCTCGTCGGCGCGTTCATCACCTTCGTGATCGCCGGCGGCATCGTCTCCGGTACGCCCGCGGCGATGACGCTCGCGGACGCGGGCGTGGTGCGCAGCCTGTTGGGCGCGGGCCTCTACCTGGGCCTGGTCGGCGTGATCGGGACCGCACTGGGCGCGCTGCTGCGCTCGGTCGCGGGCGGCATCGCGATGCTGGTCGGGGCCCTGATGCTGATCCCCGGCCTGATGTCGCTGCTCCCGGCGAGCTGGCAGAACAACATCGGCCCGTACCTGCCCAGCAACGCCGGCCAGGCCATGTTCGCCCTGACCCACGACAGCACCTCGTTGTCACCCACGGCCGGGCTGGTCGTGTCCCTGGGCTGGACCGTGCTGGCACTGGCCGGGGCGGCCTACCGGCTCAAGCGGACCGACGCCTGAACACGGCGGGGCACCGCCGGGCTTTTTCGTCCACTATGGACAGGTGAGGGAAGTGCGCACCGACGACACCGCCGAAGCCGTCCTGCCGCTGCTCGGGCATCCGCTGTTCACGCGGGTGGCCCGGATCGGCAGGCGGCTGCGGCGGGCCGACCGGGACCACCCGTGGCTGCTGGACGCCGCCGTGGTCGCCGTGGTCGTCCTGCTGTTCGGCGTGCCGGACTTCGTGCGCTGGGACGGCGACGGCCCCGGCGACGGCCCGCCGATCACGTTCGTGCAGCTCCCGACGGTTGCCATGCTGGCCATGCAGGCCGGGCTGATCCTGCCGCTGCTGTGGCGGCGGCGGGCCCCGTACGCGGCGTTCGCCGTGATCGCGGCGGTGTTCCTGCTGCAGTGGACACTGGGGGCGTTCCTGCGGGCCGACGTCGCCCTGCTCGTCGCCCTGTACAGCGTCACCCTGCACGGCCGCTTCCGGTACCTGCCGTGGGCCTGCGCGGCCGCGGCAGGCCTGCTCGTCCCGGTGGCGGTGCGCGTCTCGGCCGTGGTGTCCGTCTGGGGAGCGCTGTTCTTCCTGGTCGGCACCGCGACCGCGGCCGTCGCCCTCGGGTTCGCGGTGCGGATCCGGCGGGCCCAGCTCGCCAACCTGCGCGACCGTGCCCTCCGCCTGGAGATCGAACGGGACCAGCGCAGCAAGCTCGCCGCGGTCACCGAACGCACGCGCGTGGCCCGGGAGATGCACGACATCATCGGCCACAACCTGTCGGTGATCATCACGCTGGCCGACGGCGGGGCGTACGCGGCCGAGGCCACCCCCGAACGCAGCCGGGAGGCGCTCCGGCTCGTCGGGGAGGCCGGCCGCCAGGCCCTGGGCGAGCTGCGGCGCATGCTCGGCGTCCTGCGCGAGCAGGCCACCGCGCCCGAACTCCATCCCCAGCCCCGCATCGCCGACATCGAGGCGTTGTGCGGCAGGCTGGGCGCGGCCGGCCCCGAGGTCGTCTACCGTTCGGGCGGCGAGCTGGAGTCCCTGGACCACGCAGTGCAGCTGATGGCGTACCGCATCGTCCAGGAGGCGCTCACCAACAGCCTGAAGCACGCCGGCTCCGGCACCCGGATCCAGGTCGCGCTCACCGTGGAAGGCGCGCAGCTGCGGATCCACGTCCACGACACCGGACGGCCCGGCGGCACCGGCGAGCCGTCGCCCGGTGAAGGGCACGGGCTCGCCGGCATGCGGGAACGCGCGGCGCTCTACGGCGGAACCGTCACCGCGGGGCCCGAGCCCGGCGGCGGCTGGAGCGTGCGGGCCGTCCTCGACGTCACCCCGATCTCGGGCGGTGCGGCATGACCAGCGTGCTCATCGTGGACGACCAGCCCCTGCAGCGCTTCGGCTTCCGGATGCTGCTGGAAGCCACGCCCGACACCGAGGTGGTGGGCGAAGCCGCGCACGGCGCGGAGGCCGTGCGCAGGACGGCCGAACTGCGGCCCGACGTCGTCCTGATGGACATCCGGATGCCCGGGATGGACGGCATCGAAGCCACCCGGCAGATCGTCGCCAGCGGCGGACGCTCCCGGATCCTGGTGCTGACCACGTTCGACCTGGACGAGTACGCGCACGCGGCGCTGCGCGCGGGAGCCAGCGGCTTTCTCCTCAAGGACGCGCACCCGGAGGAACTGCTGGCCGGCATCCGCGCCGTCGCCCGGGGCGACGCCGTCGTCGCGCCCGCGCTCACCCGGCGGCTCCTCGACGCCTACGCCCACCACCTGCCCGCCGCCGGCGACCAGGGCCGCGCGGATCCGCGCTGGC
This window of the Amycolatopsis balhimycina FH 1894 genome carries:
- a CDS encoding GDSL-type esterase/lipase family protein — encoded protein: MKPILLAALLAAGLLVPAGTADAAVTYPGLAAAFDNASTSPAASPAAADIDGFGHSLVAEDLTAAGWDRGRVVTVDGAQLRLPAAAPGTPDNVVADGQRVRGRFTGAALSFLVTSTGAGTEGTGQLEYADGHVQDFRLGAPDWIVGPSSRLTVAFPHWNTPDGPGAVPAKLYTVSVPLDASVPVTAVTLPKTGSGGRLHVFSLGTRPAAGPWTATWATATDDGLAAGPWTERTLRMVEHTSRGGTQVRIRLDNAYDPGPLTVGHATIAVRSVGAVPVRTPVTLTFGGRREAALPAGGQAVSDPLPFSVPAGADLLASLYLKGTVTNAPLHSVALQEMYTTADGTGDHAGDGVAFPTAGTFGFWTILSGIDLTGPGGTGTVVAFGDSITDGWSSTPNTNSRWPDFLARRLPGRAVVNEGISGNRILQDAFSGLPDGRTAGVNALARLNHDLISQTGVRTAIVLEGINDINSGTSAEDVIAGLKEIAAELHAAHVRVLAGTLIPIKGCSCSSDAHMAARNQVNAFIRGNGGVFDGWADFDAAVRDPADPETMRAVYDSGDHLHPSDAGYAAMAAAVPPGRL
- a CDS encoding ABC transporter ATP-binding protein — its product is MIEAHQLTKRYGEKTAVDHLDFTVRPGTVTGFLGPNGAGKSTTMRMVIGLDAPTGGTVRVNGRRYDRHAAPLQEVGALLEAKSIHPGRSAFDHLLAQAHTHGIPRRRVAEVIELTGLQSVAKKRAGGFSLGMGQRLGIAAALLGDPATVMLDEPVNGLDPEGVLWIRNLLTGLAADGRTVFVSSHLMSEMALVAEHLVVVGRGRLLADTTVADLVREAGGDTVKVATADPARLREVLAGPGVEITGQAGSEELQVTGLSARAIGIKAAQHGVALFELTARTVSLEQAFMDLTRDAVEYHGTTTNVETIRSAA
- a CDS encoding ABC transporter permease produces the protein MSTVVESPAGVEQPVRPAYRVTGPRVLRSEWTKLWSLRSTWITLGLGLVFLVAFGLIAAAQFKSRPMDEDFAHATAVSLALFGLNFAQLALGVLGVLVTAGEYSTGMIRSTLAAVPRRLPVLWSKSAVFGLVALVAGLVGAFITFVIAGGIVSGTPAAMTLADAGVVRSLLGAGLYLGLVGVIGTALGALLRSVAGGIAMLVGALMLIPGLMSLLPASWQNNIGPYLPSNAGQAMFALTHDSTSLSPTAGLVVSLGWTVLALAGAAYRLKRTDA
- a CDS encoding sensor histidine kinase encodes the protein MRTDDTAEAVLPLLGHPLFTRVARIGRRLRRADRDHPWLLDAAVVAVVVLLFGVPDFVRWDGDGPGDGPPITFVQLPTVAMLAMQAGLILPLLWRRRAPYAAFAVIAAVFLLQWTLGAFLRADVALLVALYSVTLHGRFRYLPWACAAAAGLLVPVAVRVSAVVSVWGALFFLVGTATAAVALGFAVRIRRAQLANLRDRALRLEIERDQRSKLAAVTERTRVAREMHDIIGHNLSVIITLADGGAYAAEATPERSREALRLVGEAGRQALGELRRMLGVLREQATAPELHPQPRIADIEALCGRLGAAGPEVVYRSGGELESLDHAVQLMAYRIVQEALTNSLKHAGSGTRIQVALTVEGAQLRIHVHDTGRPGGTGEPSPGEGHGLAGMRERAALYGGTVTAGPEPGGGWSVRAVLDVTPISGGAA
- a CDS encoding response regulator, which gives rise to MTSVLIVDDQPLQRFGFRMLLEATPDTEVVGEAAHGAEAVRRTAELRPDVVLMDIRMPGMDGIEATRQIVASGGRSRILVLTTFDLDEYAHAALRAGASGFLLKDAHPEELLAGIRAVARGDAVVAPALTRRLLDAYAHHLPAAGDQGRADPRWQALTEREREILVAIGQGRTNGEIAEHLVLSESTVKTHVGRVLAKIGARDRIQAVIVAYDLGLTRPHEPGY